The genomic interval AAATTTTAAGTTGGTACTTCAATTGAAATTCGTCAAACACATAAGTTCTTTGGGATAATTTCAGAAACCATATTGACAGTCCCAAAAAGATTAATgagatcaaatattttatttttcaagaatCATTCAATGATCAAATTGTTTGAACCCCCACCAATTTCATGGATCAAAAGTGATTCCCTCAAATAGTAATACTATCTAAAAGGCTTTAAATTTACCATACTAACCCTAATGCCATATGTGAAACCAGTTCGCAAAAAATCCAGTTGTGCCTGCAAGATTTGACTGTATAAGCATTCATCAAACATTTACAAGGGACAGAAAATCATCTTTAGTATTAGTGAACCATACCAAACCGGGCATGCTTTGATGTGCACCGTAATAACTATCGTGGCTGGTTGGTATGGAACTTATTGGCCCCTAAACTCATAAAACAGTTTCTGTATTATTGCacgtcaaaaaatatttaacaaaaattaatcacaatttCTTCTACACACCAGTCCCTGAAGAGTCTGTTGATTCCCGTAATAATCATCACGTGTTGGTCCCATTAAGTTCAACTACACAATTAGATAAGAAAATTAACAAGTTCACTCATTGAgtgtaataatatatattagaaCTATAACATTAAGCAAATCATAATCCTACCATTCCCTGCACACTCTGTTGTGTGCCATAATAACCTTCAAGAGTTACTGCAGCTCTTGTGCTGAATTTTTCCTACAAAAGAAGTCCCTTTTAATAGAAGCATGGTTTACTTTAAGCATGAAGATACATGTACTCATTTAACTAAGTTCAAATTCCCACTTAATGCTTGATAAATTCTTTTCCTTTAGGTTCACACTTTGAGTGGTAAACTAGTAGTGTGGGAGGACAAACCATTTGTTGCAAGTTATCTAGTGCCCCGACAGTCATCACTTCTGCCTCCGAGTTCACCTGCAATCCAACAAGGAGGTCAtgacagaaaaaaaaaagtatagaaGTCAACTGTTCAGAAACAACAAACCTTTTTCTTTTTAGTTGgattcttctttttgtttgactttCCCATATTTCTACTTTGGGTATCTTCTTCAGCGGAAAGCTGAACATGAGCCCCTGATGTACCAGCTTCGGTAGGACTCTTACTAGAATTGTTAACACTTACACAACTTTTGTGCGCATCGTTTAGTGCATGGAATGCAATACTATAACTCTCTTGAGACAATGATCCCTCTTCACTCAGTTTTAGTGAACGATGACATAAATCATTGTATCGTTGCACCCTGGCAAGCATATGCTCAGATTCTTCTCCCGTTACACTCCTTACCTTTGCATCTTTTGTCCACCGTTTCAAAATATATTGAGGTGGGAACACTGAATGGCCAGAATACTGAAGAACCACCAATGCATGTCGACAAAGATAACCTTTATATTCAAATAGTCGACATATACAAGAACACTCTGATTTTACTTCATTCACCACAACAAAAAAGTCTTTGTCTGTTTCCATATCATGCACCCTATGAACAACGATAGTCTCATCCTGCCTGTCAGCTTTAGGATGACAAGCCACTGCCCCAATAATCTCAGCTTGAATCTTCTTGAATACTGCATGAGTGCAAGTTCCTGCAACACTCTTTTCTAAAGGTGAAGGAGTTTTTAATGTTGCCACTTTATTCCAAGTATCAGAATCTGCTTTCGCTTCCTCTTCATACCTGTCTTGCAAGATGGTTTCATACTGTTTAACAAAATCTGGCACATAGGTCTTCCTATGAACATATTTGTCAAAGAAGGAATTTACACTTTCAGATCGTTGGGGAGTAGACATACCACCTAAGAACACATCCTTCATGAATGTTGGTGCCCATAACTTGCGATCTTCATACAAAGAACGCATGCATTCATCCTGTCGAAGCTCAAATCTGTCCAAAATTTTCTCCCATCTATTGTCAAAATCATCACTAGTCAATGACCTAAATAtgcatttttcaaattttgccATAAAATTCACATGTTTTTTAATTACAGGAGCTAAATTTTCAGATACCTTCCCCAGTATATGCCATAAGCAAACACAATGGCAAGCACTAGGAAAGATATCTGAAATAACTGACTTCAAAGTCTTGTCATGATCAGTAATTATCACTTTTGGAACTTGACCACCAACGCCTTTCAGCCATGTCCGTAACAACCAAGAGTAAGTTGTGGCACTTTCATCTGATATCAAGGCACACCCAAGTAATATAAATTGGTAGTGCTGGTTCACCCCAACAAAAAGTGCAAGAGGCATCTTATATTTGTTTCTAACATAGGTGGTATCAAACGATACTACATCACAAAAGTTGATATAGTCATGTCTACTTTTAGCATCAATCCATAAAAGATTTTTCAGACGTTGATCCTCACCAAGATCTACTGCATAAAAGAAGTTAGAATTCATATTTTGCATCTGAATAAAAAAATCAAGCATGTGTTTAGCCTCCCCAAACTCCAAACCCAAGTTCCGATTTTTATCGAACGGATTCTTTTCATTCTTGATACCAACCACAGTTTTGTATTCTGCAAACTGCCTCGCCATCACAGCATACATTCTTCTTGTTTGTTCACTTACTGCCTGAGCGGGTAAAAGGTCGTGATTATGCTCCTTCACAAAGCTATGTATAACCCATTTCCCATCTGGCCTTCTTTTTACATGCATGCTTGCTTTACAGTCAGTCTTAGAACAAGATCTTCGACCAGTTGAATTTTCAGATTCTTGCTTGTTTTGTCGTGCTCGTGGTCGATTGAAGGATTTGTCATATTCTCGTTTTGTTCCGTATCTGGAACAAGCAAACTTTGCATCTATAAATTCTCTTGATGTTTTTGAACGACGACTATTTTGTATTGCAGTATTGAATCCCATTGACCGAGCATATTCTTGGTAGAAAGAATAAGCTTCTCCATGAGACTCGAATTCCATGCCAGAAAGTGGCTCAAGATTTGAATCTTCCTTAAACATTACCATATCAACTGTGGGGGAATTCAAATCTCCACCATTTAGAGCATGTACCTCAATGCCAGTGTCAATCATATTTCTGCCGTCCCCATTGTGCAATTTTTCTTCACCTTCTAACATGTTATCAATTGTAGtcgtttcttcttcctctttatCATGTTCACCAGAGGGTAACCTGAGATCTATATCCATGATGAGAACAGCTTGCTTTGATGATTCTAAGGGTACTGAAAATGATACAGAACAGAAATCATGTCAAGCCATCAAGTAAATCAATTCTGCTCATGTATGCTTGTGTACACACACTCTAATCACAGGTTTTCCAGGAACAAAAGGAAATAAAAGACCATGACAAGAGGATTTAAAACAAAAGGGGGAAAACATAATTCTGCTAGTGCTAATGCATCAACTAGTCAACTCGTGTTTAAGAGAAATGACAGCCAGCTGAGAAACATAGATACAAAATACTAAGCATTTGTACAAACTTTGCAACATCAATCATTAATCAATGCTCCTAATTTAGAGAAAGTGGCAGGAAATTTGTAGAAAAGGTCAAAATACTCCTAATAGGGTTTTAAAACAACCAAATAAAAGCAGCCACATAAATCATGTAATTTTTTCAGCAAGTCATAAGTTGTACTCGTACTTTTGGACAAAACAAAAACTTGATAGTTAATGACCTAATTAAAGAATAATGGATCCTTCAAAATgagaaaatggaaaaataaaaaataaaataaaagaaaaggaaaaatcaTGAGAACGGATCAAAGCCACTCACTCTGCATGTTTTAAGAAAACCATTAAACAGACCATGCTTTTTACATCAAATACATGCTAATCACCCAAGTGTATCCCAAATTAACTGctgaaatgaaataaataagaCTCCTTTAAACTATCTGTTACACTCCAACCAAACACACCAAATAGCAACATGATTGGACAGTCATACAGAAGATTATTCTAGAGGCAGGTGATTTAAAACTCCTGATCTCAGATCTAGAGTACTTCTATTTCACCCTTATCTAATGTTCAAGACAGGAACTTCTACAGAAAGCACTTCTGTGCAAACTCAACAAGAGACATGCTAGCCACACAGGCAGGAAGGTACAGATTGGAGAAGATGTAAAGTTGTACAAAGTGAAGGAAAAACAGGGGGAAATGTAATATTGTAAACCAAGGAACTCCAGATGGTTGGATGAGAGGAGGAAGTTTCAGGTATCATTTGTAATAGAAATGGGCTTCTTAAGCTAAGGAGGAGAATGTTTTCCAGACCAACCATAAAAAATTACACCGTGTAACTTCAGCCAGGGCATAGTGACGTATAAAAAGACAATTACTGGCCTCAATATTAGCAGAACACAAACATAAACACTAGGAGAAAGAAATATATTCAACCAAAGGTTCCGCAAAAATTCATTTGTCTTGATCATATTGACTACTGCTGTCTCAATGAAAGACTTTAAGCTCTTCCATTTCCAAGGACCAGTTATAAATATCCCCCAATTTTAAGACTTAGAAGCTTAAAATAGATTCACAATGTACACTTGTATAGTCCCAGGTTCTACTCGTGCCTTCTATAGGTCATTTCATATTTTCTGCTTTTATCCCTAACAAAACTATTTACCCTCTTGACAAACGCAGTTTACTAACATAACTATTTACCCTACAACACAGTATTTATTTATCCCTAACAAAACTAATTATCGTACAACACAGTACATGCATGTAGCGTGCTTGAGAAACCCCATTTAGGTGTGCGAGAAATCACGTCAAGAATGATTATTTAGCTATGATGAAACTTAATTCTACATCCAAAAACAAATGATTATTTAGCTATGATGAAACTTTATTCTACATCCAGAAACAACCACTAATttacaacagaaatgacatttccgaagaaaaaaaatatagaattagACAGAAATGAAAAATTAGACTTCTCATTTTTCTATGATTAATATCATAGAGATAGAAGGGAAGCATTAGTGCAACAGTTCAGGTTGCTGCCATTTGATTTGGTGGTCCTGAGTTTGATTTATGCATTCAATTTCCTGAAGAAGGGTAAGGCTACCATAATAGACCCATGTAAGAGGTCAACCCTTCCCTTAATCCTGTACATAGCAGGAGATCTAAAGCACCAGGCTGCtgcattttaatataataaagacATAGATAAATTTTCGAGATACAAGTATAACAAActagaaaaaaaagaagaggcAGTAAATCTGGGGAGAATATGAAACCATAATACAAAAAAGGAAGTGAATAAAAAGAGTAATAAAAACTAGCTCAAACATGCAATAAACTACAAATCTATCCAACTTTCCCAAATCAACAAACAATTGAAAAACATTTGTAAGCATCTCATGTGCAAAGCAATACAGATTATAAAAAACCACAAACACAATCTTATCCCACAAAAATGGGTAACAAGAAACCCTTGAAATTATAGACATTTCACTTATAGCCTATTGCTGCTGCCTACATTGATAAATCTGCTTTATACATCAAATATGTCAGTCAGATGGATATTATATAGCATTATGGGTTGCACCAGGTCTGAAAATGCAGTTCCACTTGTTCTAAAATTGACCTGGAGGCAGTTTCATCTGAAATGTTTTCTAGATGTTTTAGAGAATGCTGGGTTTGATCTtgaagtatttgaaaaaaatttgtgaTGTACCATATAATGACAAGCAGAGATGGACAGTCAGAACAAGGTGCTAGAATATGATAGAATTGTAATCTGAAAAGGTTAAATTCCAGCATTATTAATTTTGAGACAaaacaaaattctaaaaatgTAACAGATTCCTAACAACTGTTAACAGCTGTCACTAACAGTAGCCTACCATAACTATGCATTAGATACATTAAACATAGACAAATACATCAtagaaacaaacaaatattcTAACAATGACTATTTCCATTGAAATTCAGAtttcattcaaaattaaatgCAAAAGAACCCAAGTATCAACACAGTTCATCCAGCATTCCCACTCCTTCATAAccaaaaatcaaacaaacaaatGCCACAGAAAAATAAACTACCTCTAAAATCCAATTCCAAaccaaaaataactaaaatttcaaacacaataCAACTCTATCATCATATTGCACACAAGAACTCATCCACACACAAACCAACCAAAAAGACCAAAACTGAAAAAACCATAAACGTAAGTCATTCATTAAAGCCACATTTTCCATTCCAAAGTTCTGCAAaatcaaacatcaaagacagCTTCACTAAATGCATATTCAAACTGACAGCAAGTTTGACAGAATCACGACATGCTGCCTGATTTTAGCAAAACCTACACTTCAGAgcttcaacaaaatcacagtaGCACCGTCAAACTCACCGTCAACCCATACATGCACTAAAcaaacaatacaaataaaaataacaaccaTTACACTTTCCAATCTAATTCTAACATCCTAAATTGACAACTTCCAAGTACCaaattcaaagttcaaacacaCTGCCACCTCATACAGTACCCAACTAACTCACTCCCAAaccatatatacatatacatagaTAGTCACTCATTAGTTTCATTTCAAATCTTAAATCACCCAAACTCGACTTCATTGTGTATATCATGTCCAAATATGCATAATCCAAGTCATAAATAAGTTAATAATTAACAATCctaaaccataaaaaaaaacagtcaaacaaataaatacatctaacaaaggaaaaaataaagtaagagcaagaataaataaacaaaaaagaacTAAGGATGGTTGAATTTGAAGGTACctgaaaaaattaaacaaatgaaaattgatgatgatgatgatgatcgGAAACAGAAAGAAAAGGGTGGAAGAAGAGATTAGAAAGTCACGCGAGGAGCATGAGCGTGTGATGCATACCTAGGGTTTACAAACGCACTCAATTTCGTTCGTTTACCGATCCTCTGTCTTTCGATCTTTCGATATCTCACCGCTCACCTCGCACGTGTCGCCTACCTTCTCATcgatttctttttaattttttaattcttttacgAGTGAAGGAGTAAATTGACTCCGATAAACATCggtcaaattaatattttaattttgtcaattgaattaatattataaaatattaattaatatattttatgtataaatcaatattattaaatattttaatgtaatattataattaaatatgtaaattatttaatttaattgatgtcattcttttaaaaataaatttataggtgaaatttaatcattttaaaataaatttataaaagttaaaattatatattattaaataattataaataaattaatttataaaatatttaaattttatagaaaaactaaatattgatataaaattagttaaaaaattaaatattatattaacaaGTGTTGATAATATAAAGTTTTTTATCATAACAactaaactcaaattttaaagtttaaatatagattgtgtttattaatattttacaacttttattttttaatttgaaaaattgaaagattaatttgaattttataatattcaCTATGTGGAATTTTTTATTTGCCACGTCATTTCCCGCTCTCGACGATTTAATAATCAATGGGAGAGTACATTGTTTGTTGGATAACAACAACAATCACAAAAAGCGCGTACAATTCCAAAACAGAGGCGTTACAAgccagttttattttttaactaaaaaaaccTGTTTTTTTCTTTCGAATAATTTAGAAtaagcaaaaataaattaattttaagttaaaagaagacattattattttaaagttacTAAAAGGTCGTTTCTCCATAGAGCGGTCCTGctactaaattattattttttttcattttaatattaattattaattatttaataaattaaaattaattaaattatttaaaaaataaaaatattaataataaacatttttattaatatatctaaTTTTATTACTGAATTGTCaccttcaaaaaaaatattatgtgatTGTCCTAGTAGGAAGTCGGTTCCCCATGCAGTGACAACCtgaagtaaatttttttttttcaaagttaataGAAGGTCGTTTTCCCGTGGAGCgacctgttttttttttttaaaacattttttaatcatttaatttaatcattttaagtataattattttaattataattataattataataattataattataataattaaaatattaaattaatttataatttattaattattttattttagtttattattagtagttttattttttaaataatttaattaattttaatttattaaataattcataataaatgtttaaatgaaaagaaaaaaaaacaatcaagtAGGAGGTCGCTCCTAGGGAAAACGACCTTCTATTTAACTTTGAAACAATTTTACTTCAGGTGGTCGATGTCCGGAAAAGCGACTTCCTACTAGGTTTAAAAAGTAGAACAACCGcgtaatattttttcaaaagatggcaattcaataataaaaaaataaaaaataaaaaaagatatattaataaaaaatcaagatTCATctatttgtttaataaatagttgtttaatctttaaatatttgaaaaaatgggatttttgttttatatatctttttttttacatcaAAATATCTCACTTCCAAATAATATTACATCCTATTTTTTGGGAATCAATAGGAAGTCGTTGTCCCAATAAGCGACCAACTTAAGCAAGAAATTTTTTTAGACTTAGTTGGATGTTGTTGGTCCAGGGCGACCTTGCacaaagtgatttttttttgccattttaataattattatattattttaataattattattatttatttaataaataattaaactgataaataataataataataataatgataataaataatacattaataataatattaataaataataataataaataaacaatacattaataaataataataaattattattattattattattaaaaaatattattattaaaaatgattatagttaaaactaattaaaattaaaaataataaatcatattataaatttcaaagaaaatatattaaaaaaaaaaaagaaactccagccctctttaaaatttataatataatttattattattattttattaatgtattatttattattaatattattatttattaatattactattattattaatgtattatttaataacattgttattattattattagtattatttattaatttattaaataaataataacaattattaaaatgattatattatgaaaatggcaacaacaaaaaaaatcacttcTAGTGTGAGGTCGCTCCCCAGGCCAGCGACCTACAACTAAGTCTAAAAGAATTTCTTCCTTCATTTGGTCATCCCTATACCAACGACTTTCTATTGACTCCAAAAAATAGGACAGTCAAGTAACATTAGTTGGGAGTGAGGTATtttggtataaaaaaaatatatataaaaaaaaaaaaagttaaaataatgaTGTTATGGTAGGACTAATTCAAAGGTAAATATACTAAAGCAACCcttttaaatcattaaaaatgaataaatttttaattaattaaaggccttcaaaaaaaaaatttgcattTAAGTCtcatattctaatatttttaaatctaaaaataataaaatttatctaaaattataattgtcttAACAAATGTTGAAATAATCGACTTAATtatcaattgaaaaaatattatataaaattaattacattaatttaataaatattttttattttaaagcgTCTACAAATAGTTTtcctaaaaaaattagtaattttactaaaatgaatattataggCTCTAAATGACATCATATTTAAATTCGTCTTAGGTCTTATTATATTTTGGGCCGAccttgttattataattttttttatttactaaaatacaatattcattcattcaaattaataGGAATCACATCAATTCAGAACATTACGATTCAAATTCActaaaacaataatatttaggttaataatataaaatatctaaaaatatgacaaaatctacaaaaataacaaaattaaggtGTGTGAAATACTCATGTCTCGAAAGCTATATCGTTCGTTGAAAACGTCAAAatcatttattgaatttttatttgatcaaaACTTATCTATTAATCTGAAGCAAAGAACACCACAACAGGATGAGAAAACAAAATGATGCACCAAGACGACAAACAAATAAACACAACACTAGACATAGACGATAAAATCacaggaaaaaaattaaatgtgttAATTCTTCTCTACATTTAGATTCTTAACAAGTGCTATTGTTAGTATTCtcatttaaataaaagagaataaaaagtGGTCTAAATGAGTGATTTTGAATCAAAATTTAGTCATAAACCACCCACCCCTCTTTGGtgaaaaaaatgagaaatcGATCAAAAGAGAGAAGATCGGGTGAAAAGGAGACGGGAATCTATAgaaatgtaaatatatattgtgTCCTTTCTATTACTAATAATTTTAGGGACTAGATAGCGTAATGGAAGATACATTTAAATACTAAATTATCTAACAAAAGAcattttaataatcaaaatgactaacaaagacacatttatagatatttttagaatataagAGTGTCTCACACatttaagaaccaaaattagTGTTTAGATTGTGTTTGGTTCAGTTgtgaagaaaattaattttgatagaaTTGATCCTGGCATAATtgattttagtaattaaaagtGGGTTGAACATAAACTAATTTATGTTTGGATacgataaaataaaagtaattcttataaattaaaattttttggaTAGTGATTATCAAAATGagttttaatcaaatttaaagcTAGACATTTCGTTTTTATTTtccataattatttaaattattttttataattaaattcaatataatTATACAGATTAGTAAAACAACATCCaataaaaaatgcataattattcaataaaattatatttcatttctattttagataattatttaattaatttgcgTTATTGAATTCAATTGTTTATAGaatattaaaacttttaaagTAAAATGCATATTATATCAggatttttttacaaaaattaaatgtaaaatttgataacaTATAAAATCAACATATTAGAAATATAAAGTAGTTTTATGGACCAATTATTCTTGTAAAGAAATGTACCGTTCACGTTCACGTTCACGTTCACGCAAATAGAATTTATAAAGCAttaattcaatcgatttggAATGGACGTAGAAGCTTGGATATTAGCTTCAACTT from Cicer arietinum cultivar CDC Frontier isolate Library 1 chromosome 5, Cicar.CDCFrontier_v2.0, whole genome shotgun sequence carries:
- the LOC101505784 gene encoding protein FAR-RED ELONGATED HYPOCOTYL 3 isoform X8 — translated: MDIDLRLPSGEHDKEEEETTTIDNMLEGEEKLHNGDGRNMIDTGIEVHALNGGDLNSPTVDMVMFKEDSNLEPLSGMEFESHGEAYSFYQEYARSMGFNTAIQNSRRSKTSREFIDAKFACSRYGTKREYDKSFNRPRARQNKQESENSTGRRSCSKTDCKASMHVKRRPDGKWVIHSFVKEHNHDLLPAQAVSEQTRRMYAVMARQFAEYKTVVGIKNEKNPFDKNRNLGLEFGEAKHMLDFFIQMQNMNSNFFYAVDLGEDQRLKNLLWIDAKSRHDYINFCDVVSFDTTYVRNKYKMPLALFVGVNQHYQFILLGCALISDESATTYSWLLRTWLKGVGGQVPKVIITDHDKTLKSVISDIFPSACHCVCLWHILGKVSENLAPVIKKHVNFMAKFEKCIFRSLTSDDFDNRWEKILDRFELRQDECMRSLYEDRKLWAPTFMKDVFLGGMSTPQRSESVNSFFDKYVHRKTYVPDFVKQYETILQDRYEEEAKADSDTWNKVATLKTPSPLEKSVAGTCTHAVFKKIQAEIIGAVACHPKADRQDETIVVHRVHDMETDKDFFVVVNEVKSECSCICRLFEYKGYLCRHALVVLQYSGHSVFPPQYILKRWTKDAKVRSVTGEESEHMLARVQRYNDLCHRSLKLSEEGSLSQESYSIAFHALNDAHKSCVSVNNSSKSPTEAGTSGAHVQLSAEEDTQSRNMGKSNKKKNPTKKKKVNSEAEVMTVGALDNLQQMEKFSTRAAVTLEGYYGTQQSVQGMLNLMGPTRDDYYGNQQTLQGLGPISSIPTSHDSYYGAHQSMPGLAQLDFLRTGFTYGIRVSMQDDPNVRAAQLHEDPSRHALGKRGV
- the LOC101505784 gene encoding protein FAR-RED ELONGATED HYPOCOTYL 3 isoform X1 yields the protein MDIDLRLPSGEHDKEEEETTTIDNMLEGEEKLHNGDGRNMIDTGIEVHALNGGDLNSPTVDMVMFKEDSNLEPLSGMEFESHGEAYSFYQEYARSMGFNTAIQNSRRSKTSREFIDAKFACSRYGTKREYDKSFNRPRARQNKQESENSTGRRSCSKTDCKASMHVKRRPDGKWVIHSFVKEHNHDLLPAQAVSEQTRRMYAVMARQFAEYKTVVGIKNEKNPFDKNRNLGLEFGEAKHMLDFFIQMQNMNSNFFYAVDLGEDQRLKNLLWIDAKSRHDYINFCDVVSFDTTYVRNKYKMPLALFVGVNQHYQFILLGCALISDESATTYSWLLRTWLKGVGGQVPKVIITDHDKTLKSVISDIFPSACHCVCLWHILGKVSENLAPVIKKHVNFMAKFEKCIFRSLTSDDFDNRWEKILDRFELRQDECMRSLYEDRKLWAPTFMKDVFLGGMSTPQRSESVNSFFDKYVHRKTYVPDFVKQYETILQDRYEEEAKADSDTWNKVATLKTPSPLEKSVAGTCTHAVFKKIQAEIIGAVACHPKADRQDETIVVHRVHDMETDKDFFVVVNEVKSECSCICRLFEYKGYLCRHALVVLQYSGHSVFPPQYILKRWTKDAKVRSVTGEESEHMLARVQRYNDLCHRSLKLSEEGSLSQESYSIAFHALNDAHKSCVSVNNSSKSPTEAGTSGAHVQLSAEEDTQSRNMGKSNKKKNPTKKKKVNSEAEVMTVGALDNLQQMEKFSTRAAVTLEGYYGTQQSVQGMLNLMGPTRDDYYGNQQTLQGLGPISSIPTSHDSYYGAHQSMPGLAQLDFLRTGFTYGIRVSMDDPNVRAAQLHEDPSRHALGKRGV
- the LOC101505784 gene encoding protein FAR-RED ELONGATED HYPOCOTYL 3 isoform X5, which translates into the protein MDIDLRLPSGEHDKEEEETTTIDNMLEGEEKLHNGDGRNMIDTGIEVHALNGGDLNSPTVDMVMFKEDSNLEPLSGMEFESHGEAYSFYQEYARSMGFNTAIQNSRRSKTSREFIDAKFACSRYGTKREYDKSFNRPRARQNKQESENSTGRRSCSKTDCKASMHVKRRPDGKWVIHSFVKEHNHDLLPAQAVSEQTRRMYAVMARQFAEYKTVVGIKNEKNPFDKNRNLGLEFGEAKHMLDFFIQMQNMNSNFFYAVDLGEDQRLKNLLWIDAKSRHDYINFCDVVSFDTTYVRNKYKMPLALFVGVNQHYQFILLGCALISDESATTYSWLLRTWLKGVGGQVPKVIITDHDKTLKSVISDIFPSACHCVCLWHILGKVSENLAPVIKKHVNFMAKFEKCIFRSLTSDDFDNRWEKILDRFELRQDECMRSLYEDRKLWAPTFMKDVFLGGMSTPQRSESVNSFFDKYVHRKTYVPDFVKQYETILQDRYEEEAKADSDTWNKVATLKTPSPLEKSVAGTCTHAVFKKIQAEIIGAVACHPKADRQDETIVVHRVHDMETDKDFFVVVNEVKSECSCICRLFEYKGYLCRHALVVLQYSGHSVFPPQYILKRWTKDAKVRSVTGEESEHMLARVQRYNDLCHRSLKLSEEGSLSQESYSIAFHALNDAHKSCVSVNNSSKSPTEAGTSGAHVQLSAEEDTQSRNMGKSNKKKNPTKKKKVNSEAEVMTVGALDNLQQMEKFSTRAAVTLEGYYGTQQSVQGMLNLMGPTRDDYYGNQQTLQGLGPISSIPTSHDSYYGAHQSMPGLAQLDFLRTGFTYGIRVSMDDPNVRAAQLHEDPSRHA
- the LOC101505784 gene encoding protein FAR-RED ELONGATED HYPOCOTYL 3 isoform X4 codes for the protein MDIDLRLPSGEHDKEEEETTTIDNMLEGEEKLHNGDGRNMIDTGIEVHALNGGDLNSPTVDMVMFKEDSNLEPLSGMEFESHGEAYSFYQEYARSMGFNTAIQNSRRSKTSREFIDAKFACSRYGTKREYDKSFNRPRARQNKQESENSTGRRSCSKTDCKASMHVKRRPDGKWVIHSFVKEHNHDLLPAQAVSEQTRRMYAVMARQFAEYKTVVGIKNEKNPFDKNRNLGLEFGEAKHMLDFFIQMQNMNSNFFYAVDLGEDQRLKNLLWIDAKSRHDYINFCDVVSFDTTYVRNKYKMPLALFVGVNQHYQFILLGCALISDESATTYSWLLRTWLKGVGGQVPKVIITDHDKTLKSVISDIFPSACHCVCLWHILGKVSENLAPVIKKHVNFMAKFEKCIFRSLTSDDFDNRWEKILDRFELRQDECMRSLYEDRKLWAPTFMKDVFLGGMSTPQRSESVNSFFDKYVHRKTYVPDFVKQYETILQDRYEEEAKADSDTWNKVATLKTPSPLEKSVAGTCTHAVFKKIQAEIIGAVACHPKADRQDETIVVHRVHDMETDKDFFVVVNEVKSECSCICRLFEYKGYLCRHALVVLQYSGHSVFPPQYILKRWTKDAKVRSVTGEESEHMLARVQRYNDLCHRSLKLSEEGSLSQESYSIAFHALNDAHKSCVSVNNSSKSPTEAGTSGAHVQLSAEEDTQSRNMGKSNKKKNPTKKKKVNSEAEVMTVGALDNLQQMEKFSTRAAVTLEGYYGTQQSVQGMLNLMGPTRDDYYGNQQTLQGLGPISSIPTSHDSYYGAHQSMPGLAQLDFLRTGFTYGIRVSMQDDPNVRAAQLHEDPSRHA
- the LOC101505784 gene encoding protein FAR-RED ELONGATED HYPOCOTYL 3 isoform X7; amino-acid sequence: MDIDLRLPSGEHDKEEEETTTIDNMLEGEEKLHNGDGRNMIDTGIEVHALNGGDLNSPTVDMVMFKEDSNLEPLSGMEFESHGEAYSFYQEYARSMGFNTAIQNSRRSKTSREFIDAKFACSRYGTKREYDKSFNRPRARQNKQESENSTGRRSCSKTDCKASMHVKRRPDGKWVIHSFVKEHNHDLLPAQAVSEQTRRMYAVMARQFAEYKTVVGIKNEKNPFDKNRNLGLEFGEAKHMLDFFIQMQNMNSNFFYAVDLGEDQRLKNLLWIDAKSRHDYINFCDVVSFDTTYVRNKYKMPLALFVGVNQHYQFILLGCALISDESATTYSWLLRTWLKGVGGQVPKVIITDHDKTLKSVISDIFPSACHCVCLWHILGKVSENLAPVIKKHVNFMAKFEKCIFRSLTSDDFDNRWEKILDRFELRQDECMRSLYEDRKLWAPTFMKDVFLGGMSTPQRSESVNSFFDKYVHRKTYVPDFVKQYETILQDRYEEEAKADSDTWNKVATLKTPSPLEKSVAGTCTHAVFKKIQAEIIGAVACHPKADRQDETIVVHRVHDMETDKDFFVVVNEVKSECSCICRLFEYKGYLCRHALVVLQYSGHSVFPPQYILKRWTKDAKVRSVTGEESEHMLARVQRYNDLCHRSLKLSEEGSLSQESYSIAFHALNDAHKSCVSVNNSSKSPTEAGTSGAHVQLSAEEDTQSRNMGKSNKKKNPTKKKKVNSEAEVMTVGALDNLQQMEKFSTRAAVTLEGYYGTQQSVQGMLNLMGPTRDDYYGNQQTLQGLGPISSIPTSHDSYYGAHQSMPGLAQLDFLRTGFTYGIRDDPNVRAAQLHEDPSRHA